The genomic region TGACCCACGCTACGCTTTCGACGCACACCGGATGTACGGCGAAAATCGCGGCCGCCATCCACGCGCCGGGCGCGGCAAGCCAAACCAGCAGCCGCCACACGAGTACCGTGCTCGCGGCGTGCAGCAGCAAGTTCACAAGGTGGTAGCCGCGCGGGTCGAGGCCCCAGCAGCGATGCTCGATCCAAAAAATGCTGTGCGTCAGCGGATAATACTGCGGCACAGCACCCGTTTTGAACCAGATGTCGCGCAGTCCTACCGTGGACGACAGGGTCTGGTTGTGTTCGATGTGCTCGTCGTCATCCCAAATAAAGCCGTTGGCGAGCGTCGGCCAATAGACGATGCCGACCAGCAGCACCAATCCGCCCCCCCACAGCCACAACACCTGCGCCGACGGCGACGGCGCAGGCGATCGCGGCTTGGGAACGGTTTTGGGTCGCTTCATGGCTTGCTACCGGGACTCGATGCGCGGACGGGATCAAGGCCCCGCAAAACCTCTGCACAGCTTCCATTTACGGTGGCCGGTCCTTGATAATGTCAAGTCTAGGTTAACATGGAACCACGACTGACAGCGCGCTCGGCCTCATTGTACGAGAAGGACCGCAACGGTTCAGCCGCGGTAATGGCTTCCCAAAGAATGCGGCTATTTCGATCCTGGCCTGTGGCGCGAGCCAACGTTGAAACATCTCCACCAGTCTTCATCGGCGGAACCGTTGAAACCAAGTACATCTACGCGAACCTCTTGGGCGTCCGCGGCAGCTCTGGTTCTGTTAACGGCCATCGTCTATGGGCCAACGCTCGCCAACGGTTTCGTCACTGATGACGGCGTGTACGTCAAAGAGAACGTGTCGCTGCGTTCGGCGGGGGGGCTTTATGACATTTGGTTCACATTAGGAACCACCGAGCAGTACTATCCGTTGGTGCATAGCAGCTTCTGGTTGGAGTATCACCTCTGGCGGCTTAACCCGGCGGGTTATCACGCCGTGAACCTGCTGTTGCACGCGGGTGCGTCACTGCTCGTATGGCGGTTGCTCGTCCGTCTGGCGGTACCCGGCGCGTGGCTGGCTGCCGCCATGTTCGTCGTGCATCCGGTCGAGGTGGAAACGGTCGCTTGGGTGGCGGAACGCAAGAACCTTTTATCATGCGTTTTCGCCCTTGGGTCGCTGCTGGCGTATGGACAATATGCCGCAACGGATTTGTCCACGGACGCGCGGGCGACCGACACGCGCGGCGGAACTCGCTGGGGGTGGTATTGGCTGGCATTCGGACTGTACGTCGCTGCGCTGTTAAGCAAAACGGTTACCGTCAGTCTGCCGCCGGTGCTACTTTTGATTCTTTGGTGGAAGCGGGGCCGCCTGCTGCGCCGCGATGGGCTGCACCTGGCTCCGTATTTTGCCGTGGGACTGTCGCTGGCAGGTCTGACCGTCTACATGGAGAAAACGTACGTCGGTGCGACAGGCGGAGAGTGGCATATCTCGTTTGTCGAGCGTTGCTTGATTGCCGGCCGCGCGCTGTTCTTCTACGTCGGCAAGCTGTGCTGGCCGGCACCTTTGGCCTATTACTATCCGCGCTGGGATATCAACCCTCAGGTTTGGTGGCAGTATCTATTCCCCGTGGCCGCGGCCGGCGTGATCGCGGCGCTGTGGTCGGCGCGGCGCACGTTGGGACGCGGGCCATTGGCTGCGGCGCTGATTTTTGCCGTGGTGCTGTTTCCCGCGCTGGGTTTCTTCGACGTCTACCCTTTTCGCTTTTCATTCGTTGCGGATCATTACCAATATCACGCCAGCATTGCGCTACTGGCACTCGCGGCCGCGGCGATTGTGCAGATTGCGGCCCGATTCGGACCTCGATCGTCCGTGCCTCGCGCGCTGGCCGTGGCGGCGCTGCTGTTACCGTTGGCCGTCCTGGCCCGCGAGCGGACATTCGTCTTCCTCAGCAACACGACCCTCGACGAGGATATCGTGGCCCTGAACGCCTCGCCAAAAAGCGCTGCGCCGGCCGTTTGTGAAGATCAGCAACGCGCGCATAACAATCTCGGCATCGTCTGTCGCGACCAGCGCAAATTCGAGGAAGCGCTCGCGCATTTCCATAAGGCGATCGCGTTTCGAGAGCGGCTTGCAGGCAATGGCCCCGAGGCGAACAAGTATCAGGACCTTGTCGCCGCAGGTTTTGTGGATGTGGGAATGGTGCAGGGTAAGTTGGCGCGCCTGTCCGAGGCCGAAGACTCGTTCGGCAAAGCCATCGAGATTCGTCAGCAGCTGGTCCAAAAGCAGCCCACTAACAACAATCTTCGGCAGCACTTAGCGGCGACGCTCGAGGATCTCGCGGCAATGCGCGTTGCCAACGAACTGCTGGCTGATGCCGAAGCCTCGTTTCGCGCCGCGATCGAGATTCGCCAGTTGCTGGTCGCAGAGAATCCCGCCTCAGTTGACGATCGTTCGGCTCTTGCCGGGGATTACGAAAGGCTCGCACTGTTGCAACAGACGGCTGGACGACTGGCCGATTCGGAGGCGAACCTGCGACAAGCCCTCCCGATTCGCCAGGCTGTGATTCGCGATAATCCGACGTCCGCGCCTTATCCCGATTCGGTTGCCTGGATCCTCACACAGTTGGGCATTTTGCAGCGGGCCGCCGGACAACCGGGCGAAGCCATCGCGTTGGGACGTCAGGCCGTCGAGATGCTGGAGAAAATCGCCGCGGCCGATCCCGCGCAGGAGCGATATCGATTCAACCTCGGCTGGAGCTACGCTAACCTGGCCATTTCGCAACAGATGGCGGGCCAGCTCGACGCAGCCGACGCCAGCTTTCGCCAGTCCACGGCGGTACGCGATAAACTCGCCAAGGACCATCCTGCCAACAGCGGGTTCCAAGAGGATCTAGCCGCAACCTATATCGATTTAGGATTGCTCGAGCAAGATTTGGGGAAATCGCTCGATGCCGAAGGAACCTTTCTCAAGTCCATTGAGATTCTCCGGCGCCTGACTGCTGAGAATTCTGCGCCGGCCAAAACATGGGCCAACTTGGCGGACAGCTACGAGAAATTATCGCAGTTGCAACTACGAAACGGCCGCCCGTCCGACGCCGCGAAATCGGAACAAACAGCGGCCGAAATCCGGGCAAAGCTCACAGCGACACAGCGCGAGCCGAAGTGAATGCCGCGTGAGATGAAACCTACGGTCACCAAGATACATGCGAGAGCCGGGAGTCGAATCCGGACGCCTTGCGGCACTGGATCCAGAGTTTTGTGGACGTCACTCGCATCATGACCGTTATTTCGAAACCAGTTAGCCGAGTCATAAATCGGTCGCTTGTTCGAAATTCAAGAAAACGGTTAAGTTATCGCAATTGCAGCAGGCATCGCGGAAGGGGCCATTACCGAATGCCATCGATGGCCGCGGCTACGTCGAAGCGATCGCCTGCAACAACCCCTTGATATACCCATAGCCGAACGCAAAGGCTTGCAATCCGTCGGAATCGTCGGCATGACTCGGCATGTGGTCCGGCATCAGCATGTAAGAGTAACCAACGTCGTTTAGCGTGCGAGCGACTGCCAGCATGTCGAGATCGCCATTGTCAGGATAGGTCTCGCAGAAATCGTCGCGGCGGCCTCGAATGTTACGGAAATGGATATTGAAGATCTTGTCGCGCTGACCGAAATAGCGCACAACGCCGCAGATTTCACTGCGAGGGTCTTGCAACATTTCGGCCACGGTGCCAACGCAGAAGTTCAGTCCGTGGAAAGGGCTTTCCTGGATCGCGACGAATCGCTTCAATCCATCGACGGTGCCCAGGACATTGACAATGCCCTGAAATCCCGCTGGCGGCGTGCCAGGATCGTGAGGGTGGCAGGCCGCGCGAATCTTGTATTGATTGCACACGGGGATCACGCGGTCGAGAAAGTACGTAATCCGGTCCCAGGCCTTGTCGGCGGAAACGTGACCGGCGCGTGTCAATTGGTTGGCGCCTTTGGCCTCGGCCAGTTTCCAAGTACTGTAGCGACTGCCTCCCCGGCCCGGCGTGGAATCGGTTCGCAAAACCCCGAGCAAACTCAGATTGTATTTGATCGCCGGAATCTCGACCGCGGCGCAGGCCTCGATCATTCGCTGGATATCTTCGATGTCCTGATCCCGCCCGACGGCGGCCATCATGATTGACCCCCGTCGTTCACGGTCGATGTGGCTGGAAGTGAGAAACGGCAGCGCTACCATGTCGAGCGAGACGCCGTGTTTCTCGCACAAGTCTTTGGTACGTTTCAGGTCGTCGACCGACCAATGCCCGCCTGCACCTGGGTCGGGCGGAAAACCGCAAATGTGGTCGACGCCGTGCCGTTTGAAATAGTCGAGCAATTTAGGCGTCGTCGGCCCGTTCTGGCAGCCGACGTGCATCGCGCTTTTTGCGCCGGACGTCGTCCGCGCATCGGCGGCCTCGTCCGCCATTGCCCTCGTCGACCACGCTGCCGAAACGGCCGCCGTTACACCGCCAAGAAAATTGCGTCGCTTCATTGTGCGTCTCCCGTGTGACATCCGCCGATCTGCGATTCTTGGGCACGGGATGGGTGTCGTCAAATCTATTCGGTCCGTGGCGTCGCGCGTCGAGGCCCCCTTGATTGCACTGCTGACCGGCAAGTGGGGCTGCGGAAACGAAAAGGCCCGCCACGCCAAATTACCGGGCGGGGGTTGCGGTGATACTAGTTACAGCGCCACAGCATGTTAGGCTCGCCGAAACTTCTTCCGCAGCGCGACGAACGCCAGACTAGCCACGCCGACGATACCGAGAATCAGCGTCGATGGTTCGGGCACCGGTGTCAGCAGGAAGGCTCGCGAGTCAAGAGGATCGCCGTTCAGCGTACCGTAGCCGACGATCTGGCCCACGTTGTTGATTGCAGTTGCCCATTGCAAGTTCCAGCCCGATGCTGGATTGATAA from Pirellulales bacterium harbors:
- a CDS encoding tetratricopeptide repeat protein produces the protein MKPSTSTRTSWASAAALVLLTAIVYGPTLANGFVTDDGVYVKENVSLRSAGGLYDIWFTLGTTEQYYPLVHSSFWLEYHLWRLNPAGYHAVNLLLHAGASLLVWRLLVRLAVPGAWLAAAMFVVHPVEVETVAWVAERKNLLSCVFALGSLLAYGQYAATDLSTDARATDTRGGTRWGWYWLAFGLYVAALLSKTVTVSLPPVLLLILWWKRGRLLRRDGLHLAPYFAVGLSLAGLTVYMEKTYVGATGGEWHISFVERCLIAGRALFFYVGKLCWPAPLAYYYPRWDINPQVWWQYLFPVAAAGVIAALWSARRTLGRGPLAAALIFAVVLFPALGFFDVYPFRFSFVADHYQYHASIALLALAAAAIVQIAARFGPRSSVPRALAVAALLLPLAVLARERTFVFLSNTTLDEDIVALNASPKSAAPAVCEDQQRAHNNLGIVCRDQRKFEEALAHFHKAIAFRERLAGNGPEANKYQDLVAAGFVDVGMVQGKLARLSEAEDSFGKAIEIRQQLVQKQPTNNNLRQHLAATLEDLAAMRVANELLADAEASFRAAIEIRQLLVAENPASVDDRSALAGDYERLALLQQTAGRLADSEANLRQALPIRQAVIRDNPTSAPYPDSVAWILTQLGILQRAAGQPGEAIALGRQAVEMLEKIAAADPAQERYRFNLGWSYANLAISQQMAGQLDAADASFRQSTAVRDKLAKDHPANSGFQEDLAATYIDLGLLEQDLGKSLDAEGTFLKSIEILRRLTAENSAPAKTWANLADSYEKLSQLQLRNGRPSDAAKSEQTAAEIRAKLTATQREPK
- a CDS encoding mannonate dehydratase, translating into MKRRNFLGGVTAAVSAAWSTRAMADEAADARTTSGAKSAMHVGCQNGPTTPKLLDYFKRHGVDHICGFPPDPGAGGHWSVDDLKRTKDLCEKHGVSLDMVALPFLTSSHIDRERRGSIMMAAVGRDQDIEDIQRMIEACAAVEIPAIKYNLSLLGVLRTDSTPGRGGSRYSTWKLAEAKGANQLTRAGHVSADKAWDRITYFLDRVIPVCNQYKIRAACHPHDPGTPPAGFQGIVNVLGTVDGLKRFVAIQESPFHGLNFCVGTVAEMLQDPRSEICGVVRYFGQRDKIFNIHFRNIRGRRDDFCETYPDNGDLDMLAVARTLNDVGYSYMLMPDHMPSHADDSDGLQAFAFGYGYIKGLLQAIAST